One Solanum lycopersicum chromosome 2, SLM_r2.1 genomic region harbors:
- the LOC101264780 gene encoding trans-cinnamate:CoA ligase, peroxisomal, with product MDNLPKCGANYVPLTPLTFLTRASNSYANRTSIIYANVGFNWRETHERCCRLASSLRSLNIVKNDVVSVLAPNVPAMLEMHFAVPMAGAVLNAINTRLDARNVALILKHSEAKIFFIDYEYIDKAKKAIEILMSDFQMPMPLVVVIDDLDSPTGIRLGELEYEQLVFQGNPEYVVENIDDEWDPITLSYTSGTTSEPKGVVYSHRGAFLSTLSLILGWEMGTEPVYLWSLPMFHCNGWTFTWGIAARGGTNVCIRNTTAQEIYSNIALHKVTHMCAAPIVLSIILEAKPHEQRQIMTPVQVLVGGAPPPAPLLERIERVGFHVVHAYGLTEATGPALVCEFQAKWNKLPWEEQARLKARQGLGILTLADVDVKNFKNMESVPRDGKTTGEICLRGSSIMKGYLKNEKANSEVFKNGWFFTGDMGVIHPDGYLEIKDRCKDVIISGGENISSVEVESAILKHPYVIEASVVAMPHPRWGESPCAFVILRKDSNLKESDVIAHCRKNLPGFMVPKKVQFVDELPKTGTGKVQKNHLRAVAKTFVVSDQTSKKSSQIKRENPRSYNQNYEQILALSRL from the exons ATGGATAATTTACCTAAATGTGGAGCTAATTATGTGCCTCTTACTCCTCTCACCTTTTTAACAAGAGCCTCTAATTCTTATGCCAACCGCACCTCTATTATTTATGCCAATGTTGGCTTCAATTGGCGGGAAACCCATGAACGTTGTTGTCGCCTTGCTTCCTCCCTTCGCTCCTTAAACATTGTCAAGAACGACGTG GTCTCAGTCCTTGCACCAAATGTACCCGCCATGTTAGAAATGCATTTTGCTGTGCCTATGGCAGGGGCTGTGCTCAACGCCATCAATACAAGGCTGGACGCTAGAAATGTTGCCCTTATTCTCAAGCACTCCGAAGCCAAGATCTTTTTTATCGACTATGAATACATTGACAAAGCTAAAAAGGCCATTGAAATACTAATGTCCGACTTTCAAATGCCAATGCCTCTTGTCGTTGTCATTGATGACCTTGATTCCCCTACTGGAATCCGGTTAGGGGAGCTTGAATACGAGCAGTTGGTATTCCAAGGCAACCCTGAATATGTCGTTGAGAATATCGATGATGAATGGGATCCAATTACTTTGAGCTATACATCAGGTACAACTTCAGAGCCAAAGGGAGTTGTGTACAGCCACAGAGGTGCTTTTTTAAGCactttgagtttgattttgggATGGGAGATGGGTACTGAGCCTGTCTACTTATGGTCCCTCCCAATGTTTCACTGCAATGGTTGGACTTTCACGTGGGGAATAGCTGCAAGGGGTGGCACAAATGTTTGTATCCGCAATACAACAGCCCAAGAAATCTACTCCAACATAGCGTTACACAAAGTAACGCATATGTGTGCTGCGCCTATTGTTCTCAGCATAATCCTTGAGGCCAAGCCACACGAGCAGCGTCAAATAATGACCCCGGTACAAGTTTTGGTGGGGGGTGCACCCCCACCAGCACCACTGCTTGAAAGAATCGAGAGGGTGGGATTCCACGTGGTCCATGCCTATGGGCTCACGGAGGCCACTGGACCAGCCCTGGTGTGTGAGTTTCAAGCCAAGTGGAACAAATTACCGTGGGAAGAACAAGCCAGGTTAAAGGCAAGACAAGGGCTGGGCATACTAACACTTGCTGATGTTGATGTGAAGAACTTCAAGAATATGGAAAGTGTGCCTCGTGATGGGAAAACAACAGGGGAAATATGCCTGAGGGGAAGCAGTATCATGAAAGGGtacttaaaaaatgaaaaggcGAATTCAGAAGTATTTAAGAACGGTTGGTTTTTCACAGGGGATATGGGAGTGATTCATCCAGATGGGTATTTGGAAATCAAAGATAGATGCAAAGATGTAATCATATCAGGTGGAGAGAACATTAGCAGCGTTGAAGTAGAAAGTGCAATACTAAAACATCCATATGTAATAGAGGCCTCTGTTGTGGCAATGCCACATCCAAGGTGGGGTGAAAGTCCATGCGCCTTTGTTATATTGAGGAAAGACTCGAACTTGAAAGAATCAGATGTCATAGCACACTGTAGGAAAAACTTGCCGGGATTCATGGTACCAAAGAAGGTTCAATTTGTGGATGAATTGCCTAAAACAGGAACCGGGAAAGTGCAGAAGAATCATTTGAGAGCAGTGGCAAAGACATTTGTCGTGTCTGATCAAACAAGCAAAAAATCAAGccaaataaaaagggaaaatcctAGATCATACAATCAAAATTATGAGCAGATTCTTGCTCTGTCTCGTCTCTAG
- the LOC112940025 gene encoding trans-cinnamate:CoA ligase, peroxisomal-like, with protein sequence MDNLPKCGANYVPLTPLTFLTRASNSYANRTSIIYANVGFNWRETHERCCRLASSLRSLNIVKNDVVSVLAPNVPAMLEMHFAVPMAGAVLNAINTRLDARNVALILKHSEAKIFFIDYEYIDKAKKAIEILMSDFQMPMPLVVVIDDLDSPTGIRLGELEYEQLVFQGNPEYVVENIDDEWDPITLSYTSGTTSEPKGVVYSHRGAFLSTLSLILGWEMGTEPVYLWSLPMFHCNGWTFTWGIAARGGTNVCIRNTTAQEIYSNIALHKVTHMCAAPIVLSIILEAKPHEQRQIMTPVQVLVGGAPPSAPLLEKTERVGFHVVHAYGLTEATGPALVCEWRAKWNKLPREEQARLKARQGLGILTLADVDVKNMESVPRDGKTAGEICLRGSSIMKGYLKNEKANSEVFKNGWLFTGDMGVIHPDGYLEIKDRCKDVIISGGENISSVEVESAIMKHPYVVEASVVAMPHPRWGESPCAFVILRKDSNLKESDIIAHCKKKLAGFMVPKKVQFVEELPKTGSGKVQKNHLRAVAKTFVVSDQTSKREKPIAHNQNHEQILVLSRL encoded by the exons ATGGATAATTTACCTAAATGTGGAGCTAATTATGTGCCTCTTACTCCTCTCACCTTTTTAACAAGAGCCTCTAATTCTTATGCCAACCGCACCTCTATTATTTATGCCAATGTTGGCTTCAATTGGCGGGAAACCCATGAACGTTGTTGTCGCCTTGCTTCCTCCCTTCGCTCCTTAAACATTGTCAAGAACGACGTG GTCTCAGTCCTTGCACCAAATGTACCCGCCATGTTAGAAATGCATTTTGCTGTGCCTATGGCAGGGGCTGTGCTCAACGCCATCAATACAAGGCTGGACGCTAGAAATGTTGCCCTTATTCTCAAGCACTCCGAAGCCAAGATCTTTTTTATCGACTATGAATACATTGACAAAGCTAAAAAGGCCATTGAAATACTAATGTCCGACTTTCAAATGCCAATGCCTCTTGTCGTTGTCATTGATGACCTTGATTCCCCTACTGGAATCCGGTTAGGGGAGCTTGAATACGAGCAGTTGGTATTCCAAGGCAACCCTGAATATGTCGTTGAGAATATCGATGATGAATGGGATCCAATTACTTTGAGCTATACATCAGGTACAACTTCAGAGCCAAAGGGAGTTGTGTACAGCCACAGAGGTGCTTTTTTAAGCactttgagtttgattttgggATGGGAGATGGGTACTGAGCCTGTCTACTTATGGTCCCTCCCAATGTTTCACTGCAATGGTTGGACTTTCACGTGGGGAATAGCTGCAAGGGGTGGCACAAATGTTTGTATCCGCAATACAACAGCCCAAGAAATCTACTCCAACATAGCGTTACACAAAGTAACGCATATGTGTGCTGCGCCTATTGTTCTCAGCATAATCCTTGAGGCCAAGCCACACGAGCAGCGTCAAATTATGACCCCGGTACAAGTTTTGGTGGGGGGTGCACCCCCATCAGCACCACTGCTCGAAAAAACCGAGAGGGTGGGGTTCCACGTGGTCCACGCCTATGGGCTCACAGAGGCCACTGGACCAGCTCTTGTGTGTGAGTGGCGAGCCAAGTGGAACAAATTACCAAGGGAAGAACAAGCCAGATTAAAGGCAAGACAAGGGCTGGGCATACTAACACTTGCTGATGTTGATGTGAAGAATATGGAAAGTGTGCCTCGTGATGGGAAAACAGCAGGGGAAATATGCCTGAGGGGAAGCAGTATCATGAAAGGGTACTTAAAGAATGAAAAGGCAAATTCAGAAGTATTCAAGAATGGTTGGTTATTCACAGGGGATATGGGAGTGATTCATCCAGATGGGTATTTGGAAATCAAAGATAGATGCAAAGATGTGATCATATCAGGTGGAGAGAACATTAGCAGTGTAGAAGTAGAAAGTGCAATAATGAAACATCCGTATGTAGTAGAGGCCTCTGTTGTGGCAATGCCACATCCAAGGTGGGGTGAAAGTCCATGTGCTTTTGTTATATTGAGGAAAGACTCAAACTTGAAAGAATCAGATATAATAGCACACTGTAAGAAGAAGTTAGCAGGATTCATGGTACCAAAGAAGGTtcaatttgttgaagaattgCCTAAAACAGGATCAGGAAAAGTGCAGAAGAATCATTTGAGAGCAGTGGCAAAGACATTTGTGGTGTCTGATCAAACAAGCAAAAGGGAAAAGCCTATAGCACACAATCAAAATCATGAGCAGATTCTTGTTCTGTCTCGTCTCTAG
- the LOC101265393 gene encoding ras-related protein RHN1, with amino-acid sequence MASTGHTNLNAKLVLLGDMGAGKSSLVIRFIKGQFLEFQESTIGAAFFSSTLAVNNATVKFEIWDTAGQERYHSLAPMYYRGAAAAIIVYDITSSDSFAKAKKWVQELQKQGNSNMIMALAGNKADLEDRRNVPAEEARLYAEENGLFFMETSAKTAANVNDIFYEIAKRLPTAQPTQNPAGMVLENRPAEGSRTASCCT; translated from the exons atgGCATCCACTGGGCACACCAATCTGAATGCAAAACtt gtATTGTTAGGTGACATGGGAGCTGGTAAATCAAGCTTGGTTATACGATTCATAAAGGGCCAATTCCTTGAATTTCAa GAATCGACGATTGGGGCGGCTTTCTTTTCGTCTACATTGGCAGTTAATAATGCTACGGTGAAGTTTGAGATATGGGATACTGCTGGGCAGGAGAGGTACCATAGCTTAGCACCTATGTATTATAGAGGCGCTGCAGCTGCTATTATTGTCTATGATATCACTAGCTCG GATTCATTTGCAAAGGCAAAGAAATGGGTGCAAGAATTGCAGAAGCAAG GTAATTCTAACATGATCATGGCTCTTGCTGGCAATAAGGCAGATCTAGAAGATCGAAGGAACGTTCCTGCAGAG GAGGCACGCTTGTATGCAGAGGAAAATGGCCTCTTTTTCATGGAGACCTCTGCCAAAACTGCTGCGAATGTCAATGATATTTTCTATGAAATAG CTAAACGGTTGCCTACAGCTCAACCCACTCAAAATCCAGCAGGAATGGTTCTTGAAAACAGACCAGCAGAAGGATCTCGAACTGCATCATGTTGTACTTGA
- the LOC101264170 gene encoding probable polyamine oxidase 4, whose amino-acid sequence MEIKDDDSGSSNLFDGILPPRLGRLHSSAPSVIVIGGGISGIAAARFLHNASFKVLLLESRDRLGGRIHTDYSFGCPVDMGASWLHGVCDENPLAPLIRRLGLTLYRTSGDNSVLYDHDLESYMLFDMDGHQVPQNTVVQVGEVFKKILSETEKVRNEHSHDLSVLQAISIVLDRHPELRQEGLSHEVLQWYICRMEAWFAADADTISLKTWDQEQVLTGGHGLMVQGYNPVIKALSKDIDIRLNHRVKRITNGYNKVMVTVKDGRNFIADAAIITVPLGVLKANLIEFEPKLPEWKQSAIADLGVGNENKIALRFDNVFWPNVELLGVVAPTSYACGYFLNLHKATGHRVLVYMAAGRLACDLEKLTDESAAEFAMLQLKKMFPDATKPVQYLVSHWGTDPDTLGCYSYDLVGKPTDAYDRLRAPIGNLFFGGEAVSSDDHQGSVHGAYEAGIMAGETCRRHLIKRHGSLEMVQAVSSREETLEAAVPLQISRM is encoded by the exons ATGGAAATCAAAGATGATGATTCTGGTTCCAGCAATTTATTTGACG GCATTTTACCACCCCGCTTAGGTAGGCTGCATAGTTCAGCTCCGTCTGTAATTGTAATTGGTGGAGGTATCTCAGGGATAGCTGCTGCGCGTTTCCTTCACAATGCATCTTTTAAG GTTCTCTTATTGGAGTCACGGGATAGACTGGGTGGTCGCATACATACCGACTACTCATTTGGTTGCCCAGTTGATATGGGAGCATCATG GCTCCACGGGGTGTGTGATGAGAATCCGTTGGCTCCATTGATACGTCGATTAGGGCTCACCCTATATCGCACTAGTGGTGACAACTCAGTGCTGTATGACCATGACTTAGAAAG TTACATGCTGTTTGACATGGATGGTCATCAAGTTCCTCAAAACACAGTTGTTCAAGTTGGAGAAGTTTTCAAGAAAATCCTCAGCGAG ACTGAGAAAGTGAGGAATGAGCATAGTCATGACTTGTCAGTTCTTCAAGCAATATCTATTGTACTGGACAGGCATCCAGAATTGAG GCAAGAAGGACTTTCCCATGAGGTGTTGCAATGGTACATATGCAGAATGGAGGCATGGTTCGCTGCGGATGCAGACACGATCTCTCTGAAAACCTGGGATCAG GAACAAGTTCTCACTGGTGGTCATGGTCTTATGGTGCAAGGTTACAACCCAGTCATAAAGGCCTTATCAAAAGACATTGATATCCGTTTAAATCACAG GGTCAAGAGGATTACAAATGGGTATAACAAGGTGATGGTTACAGTTAAGGATGGGAGAAATTTTATTGCAGATGCTGCTATTATAACTGTGCCTCTAGGTGTTCTGAAAGCCAACTTGATTGAGTTTGAGCCAAAACTGCCAGAATGGAAACAATCTGCAATAGCAGATCTTGGTGTAGGCAATGAAAACAAGATTGCATTACGATTTGATAATGTATTTTGGCCAAACGTAGAATTGTTAGGTGTTGTTGCACCCACTTCATATGCTTGCGGTTATTTTCTTAATCTCCACAAGGCAACAGGACATCGGGTCCTTGTTTACATGGCTGCTGGAAGACTTGCTTGTGACCTCGAGAAATTAACAGATGAATCTGCTGCTGAGTTTGCAATGTTGCAGTTGAAGAAGATGTTCCCTGATGCCACTAAGCCT GTTCAGTATCTTGTATCTCACTGGGGTACGGATCCAGACACCCTTGGATGTTATTCTTATGACTTGGTTGGAAAACCAACGGATGCTTACGATAGGCTTCGGGCACCAATTGGTAATCTATTCTTTGGAGGGGAAGCTGTGAGCAGTGATGATCATCAAGGGTCGGTTCATGGTGCGTATGAAGCTGGAATTATGGCTGGTGAAACGTGCCGCCGACATCTCATCAAAAGACATGGAAGTCTGGAAATGGTTCAGGCTGTTTCCTCTAGGGAGGAGACCCTTGAAGCAGCAGTTCCTCTCCAAATCTCAAGAATGTGA
- the LOC101263864 gene encoding protein DJ-1 homolog D — MANQKRVLLLCGDYVEDYEVMVPFQALLAYGLAVDAVCPGKKSGDICRTAVHQLSGHQTYSESRGHNFAVNATFDEIEATKYDGLFIPGGRAPEYLAMNEAVLDLVKSFANTKKPIVSVCHGQLILAAADVVRGRKCTAYPAVKPVLVAAGAHWEEPETLASCTIDGNLITGSTYEGNPDFIRLFVKALGGSIVGSGKRILFLCGDFMEDYEVKVPFQSLQALECHVDAVCPKKKAGEKCPTAVHDFEGDQTYSEKPGHDFTLNANFESVDVSSYDGLVIPGGRAPEYLALDDDVIKLVQEFMESKKPVASICHGQQILSAAGVLKGKKCTAYPAVKLNVILGGATWLEPEPIDRCFTDGHLVTGAAWPGHPEFISQFMALLGVHVKF; from the exons ATGGCAAATCAGAAAAGGGTTCTCTTACTATGTGGAGATTACGTTGAAGACTATGAG GTGATGGTACCATTTCAAGCTCTACTAGCCTATGGACTAGCCGTTGATGCTGTTTGTCCTGGAAAGAAATCCGGTGACATTTGCCGCACTGCCGTCCATCAGCTTTCTGGTCACCAG ACATATTCAGAGTCCCGCGGACACAATTTTGCTGTTAATGCAACCTTCGATGAAATCGAGGCTACAAAGTATGATGGCTTGTTCATACCAGGAGGACGTGCTCCAGAATATCTGGCCATGAATGAAGCTGTGTTGGACTTGGTGAAAAGTTTTGCCAACACTAAAAAGCCAATTGTCTCTGTCTGTCATGGACAACTGATCCTGGCGGCTGCAGATGTGGTCAGAGGTCGAAAGTGCACAGCTTATCCTGCTGTCAAGCCGGTGCTTGTTGCGGCTGGTGCCCATTGGGAAGAGCCAGAAACCCTGGCCTCATGTACCATCGATGGTAATCTCATCACTGGATCTACTTACGAAGGAAACCCTGATTTCATTCGACTCTTTGTTAAGGCACTCGGTGGCAGCATAGTTGGTTCTGGTAAAAGAATCCTATTTCTATGTGGG GATTTCATGGAAGACTATGAAGTCAAGGTACCTTTTCAGTCCCTCCAAGCTCTTGAATGCCATGTTGATGCTGTTTGCCCCAAGAAGAAAGCCGGAGAGAAATGCCCCACGGCTGTGCACGACTTTGAAGGTGACCAGACTTATAGTGAGAAGCCAGGTCACGATTTTACCCTGAATGCCAATTTTGAAAGTGTGGATGTTTCAAGCTATGATGGACTTGTAATTCCCGGAGGCCGAGCTCCAGAATACCTTGCCCTGGATGATGATGTTATTAAGTTGGTCCAGGAATTTATGGAGTCCAAAAAACCAGTTGCATCAATCTGCCATGGGCAACAGATACTATCTGCTGCTGGTGTTCTCAAG GGTAAGAAGTGTACTGCGTACCCTGCTGTGAAACTTAACGTGATACTAGGAGGGGCGACATGGCTAGAACCAGAACCAATAGACCGTTGCTTCACGGACGGACATCTTGTGACGGGGGCAGCTTGGCCAGGTCATCCTGAGTTTATTTCTCAGTTCATGGCACTGCTTGGAGTGCATGTAAAATTTTAG